A region from the Dendropsophus ebraccatus isolate aDenEbr1 chromosome 1, aDenEbr1.pat, whole genome shotgun sequence genome encodes:
- the C1QTNF2 gene encoding complement C1q tumor necrosis factor-related protein 2, with product MLSLMLLVWTVQCSADNLVSSTVRGESYYIKGTSQHSCSLPGPPGPPGVPGHPGSTGTIGRMGFPGKDGKDGKDGEKGEKGDDGTPGRVGNPGKPGGKGKQGAIGRAGPRGPKGIRGDPGKVGEEGAKGPKGKQGDIGLPGPCSCGSKKAKSAFSVAVTKSYPKERLPIKFDKILMNEGGHYNASSGKYICSIPGIYFFTYDITLANKHLAIGLVHNGQYKIKTFDANTGNHDIASGSTILPLKAGDEVWLQIFYAEQNGLFYDPYWTDSLFTGFLIYPDQEYMDEIKEKIKVPKAKGVS from the exons ATGCTCTCTCTGATGCTCCTAGTTTGGACCGTTCAATGCTCGGCAGACAACCTTGTCAGCAGCACTGTTCGTGGAGAGTCTTACTACATAAAAGGCAcctctcagcattcctgcagcttACCAGGTCCCCCAGGGCCACCTGGAGTACCAGGACATCCAGGATCTACTGGCACGATTGGAAGAATGGGGTTTCCAGGAAAAGATGGGAAGGACGGAAAAGACGGGGAAAAGGGAGAAAAAGGCGATGACG GTACACCTGGTAGAGTTGGCAACCCAGGAAAACCAGGTGGCAAGGGCAAGCAAGGTGCCATAGGAAGAGCTGGCCCCAGAGGACCCAAAGGTATCCGCGGTGATCCAGGAAAAGTCGGGGAAGAAGGAGCAAAGGGTCCAAAAGGAAAACAAGGGGATATAGGACTGCCTGGGCCATGCAGTTGTGGATCCAAAAAAGCAAAGTCAGCATTTTCTGTAGCAGTTACAAAGAGTTACCCAAAGGAACGTCTGCCTATTAAATTTGACAAAATCCTTATGAATGAAGGAGGACATTATAATGCATCAAGTGGGAAATACATATGCAGCATACCTGGTATTTATTTCTTTACGTATGACATCACTTTGGCCAACAAACACTTAGCCATTGGTCTGGTCCACAATGGGCAATACAAAATAAAGACATTTGATGCAAACACTGGGAACCATGACATTGCCTCGGGCTCCACCATACTTCCACTAAAAGCTGGAGATGAAGTGTGGTTACAGATATTTTACGCGGAACAGAATGGACTTTTCTACGACCCATACTGGACCGATAGTTTATTTACAGGTTTCCTCATTTACCCCGATCAAGAGTATATGGATGAAATAAAGGAAAAGATCAAGGTCCCAAAAGCAAAAGGCGTAAGCTGA
- the SRA1 gene encoding steroid receptor RNA activator 1 isoform X2, which produces MAELYVKPAPPASSVPSSTPPLMPPPPPSSNIGPPPSGPMSSPLIDNGKKCSSPAEDQVSVNVKDILTPLNQALEACKDSIKPQVFTDIRRRLTVLEEMWNNGKLSTSVQKRMSLLVKELKSQNLDSADEIHRSLMVDHVNEVSQWMVGVKRLIAESRNLSREDQPTGNVTLADTTTDSSPQES; this is translated from the exons atggctgAGCTGTATGTGAAGCCGG CGCCTCCTGCATCCTCCGTCCCATCCTCCACCCCACCACTGATGCCGCCACCACCTCCTAGCAGTAATATTGGCCCACCTCCTTCAGGACCCATGAGCTCGCCTCTTATAGATAACGGGAAGAAATGCTCCAGTCCAGCAGAGGACCAGGTTTCTGTCAACGTAAAGGACATTTTGACTCCATTGAATCAAGCCCTGGAGGCCTGTAAGGATTCCATTAAG CCTCAAGTATTTACCGACATTAGACGGAGGTTAACTGTGTTAGAAGAAATGTGGAACAATGGGAAGCTGTCCACATCTGTACAAAAGAGAATGAGCTTATTGGTAAAGG AGCTGAAGAGCCAGAATTTGGATTCTGCAGATGAAATTCATCGGTCTCTTATGGTTGATCATGTCAACGAAGTCAGTCAATGGATGGTGGGAGTAAAACGTTTAATCGCTGAATCTAGAAACCTATCTCGGGAAGATCAACCTACAGGAAATGTGACTCTAGCAGATACCACTACAGACTCTTCCCCGCAGGAGTCTTAG
- the SRA1 gene encoding steroid receptor RNA activator 1 isoform X1: MAELYVKPGNQERGWNDPPQFSYGLQTAGGGKRTPLNKRVPAPLQGSPAAPPASSVPSSTPPLMPPPPPSSNIGPPPSGPMSSPLIDNGKKCSSPAEDQVSVNVKDILTPLNQALEACKDSIKPQVFTDIRRRLTVLEEMWNNGKLSTSVQKRMSLLVKELKSQNLDSADEIHRSLMVDHVNEVSQWMVGVKRLIAESRNLSREDQPTGNVTLADTTTDSSPQES, translated from the exons atggctgAGCTGTATGTGAAGCCGG GCAACCAGGAGAGGGGCTGGAATGACCCTCCCCAGTTCTCCTATGGCTTACAGACTGCAGGAGGTGGTAAGCGTACCCCTCTGAATAAGAGAGTCCCGGCTCCCCTACAAGGCTCTCCGGCAG CGCCTCCTGCATCCTCCGTCCCATCCTCCACCCCACCACTGATGCCGCCACCACCTCCTAGCAGTAATATTGGCCCACCTCCTTCAGGACCCATGAGCTCGCCTCTTATAGATAACGGGAAGAAATGCTCCAGTCCAGCAGAGGACCAGGTTTCTGTCAACGTAAAGGACATTTTGACTCCATTGAATCAAGCCCTGGAGGCCTGTAAGGATTCCATTAAG CCTCAAGTATTTACCGACATTAGACGGAGGTTAACTGTGTTAGAAGAAATGTGGAACAATGGGAAGCTGTCCACATCTGTACAAAAGAGAATGAGCTTATTGGTAAAGG AGCTGAAGAGCCAGAATTTGGATTCTGCAGATGAAATTCATCGGTCTCTTATGGTTGATCATGTCAACGAAGTCAGTCAATGGATGGTGGGAGTAAAACGTTTAATCGCTGAATCTAGAAACCTATCTCGGGAAGATCAACCTACAGGAAATGTGACTCTAGCAGATACCACTACAGACTCTTCCCCGCAGGAGTCTTAG